A portion of the Pseudomonas koreensis genome contains these proteins:
- a CDS encoding class I SAM-dependent methyltransferase translates to MNDQVHHSAAAGYKSAADTYVKGRPDYPPQVSQWLTATLGLDGHKTVLDLGAGTGKFTGRLVATGAQVIAVEPVAQMLEKLSDAWPQVLAVSGTATDLPLPDASVDVVICAQAFHWFASTEALTEIARVIKPGGQLGLIWNLRDTRVSWVRKLDAIVNALEGDTPRYYTGAWRAAFPHPAFAPLQVERFHHDHTGSPEDVIFNRVRSTSFIAALPDAQRAQVDGQIRALIAAEPELLGRDVVTVPYETAAFVAVRRG, encoded by the coding sequence ATGAACGATCAGGTCCATCACTCAGCCGCTGCCGGCTACAAAAGCGCTGCCGACACCTACGTCAAAGGGCGGCCGGACTATCCGCCGCAAGTCAGTCAATGGTTGACCGCGACGCTGGGTCTGGATGGGCATAAAACCGTGCTCGATCTGGGCGCCGGCACCGGCAAGTTCACCGGGCGGCTTGTGGCGACCGGCGCCCAGGTGATTGCCGTGGAACCGGTGGCGCAGATGTTGGAGAAGCTCTCTGACGCATGGCCGCAAGTCTTGGCGGTGAGTGGCACGGCGACTGATCTGCCGCTGCCGGATGCTTCTGTGGATGTGGTGATTTGCGCGCAAGCGTTTCACTGGTTCGCCAGCACCGAAGCGCTGACGGAAATCGCCCGGGTAATTAAGCCCGGTGGCCAGTTGGGGTTGATCTGGAACCTGCGCGACACCCGTGTCAGTTGGGTGCGGAAACTGGACGCCATCGTCAACGCGCTCGAAGGTGACACGCCGCGCTATTACACCGGCGCCTGGCGCGCAGCGTTTCCGCACCCGGCATTTGCGCCATTGCAGGTTGAGCGTTTTCACCATGACCATACCGGATCGCCGGAAGACGTGATCTTCAACCGCGTGCGCTCGACCAGTTTCATCGCCGCGCTGCCGGATGCGCAGCGAGCGCAGGTCGATGGGCAGATTCGTGCGTTGATTGCCGCAGAGCCTGAGCTGCTCGGCAGGGATGTGGTGACGGTGCCGTATGAAACGGCGGCGTTTGTTGCGGTGAGGCGGGGCTGA
- the pncA gene encoding bifunctional nicotinamidase/pyrazinamidase — MSDTSRSALLVIDVQNDFTPGGQLAVPEGDLIVPLINQLARQFTQVVITQDWHPAGHASFASSHPGHQPYDVIHLPYGEQTLWPDHCVQSTAGADLRRELDLPHAQLIIRKGCNPDIDSYSAFLEADRRSTTGLTGYLKERGIDTVYMVGLALDFCVMFSALDARAAGFNAYVVLDACRAIDLNGSEAAAIERMQSAGVGLIQSTKLV; from the coding sequence ATGTCTGATACATCCCGCTCTGCCTTACTGGTAATCGACGTTCAAAACGACTTCACCCCCGGCGGCCAATTAGCGGTACCGGAAGGTGACCTGATTGTGCCGCTGATCAACCAGCTCGCCCGCCAGTTCACGCAGGTCGTCATTACACAGGATTGGCACCCTGCTGGTCATGCTTCATTCGCGTCGAGTCATCCAGGTCACCAGCCCTACGATGTCATCCATCTGCCTTATGGCGAGCAGACACTCTGGCCCGATCACTGTGTGCAATCGACAGCGGGGGCGGATTTGCGCCGAGAACTCGACTTGCCTCATGCCCAACTGATTATTCGCAAGGGCTGCAATCCTGATATCGACAGCTATTCGGCCTTTCTGGAAGCCGATCGCCGCAGCACCACGGGCCTGACCGGCTACCTGAAAGAGCGCGGGATCGATACCGTCTACATGGTGGGGCTGGCACTGGATTTCTGCGTGATGTTTTCGGCGCTGGATGCTCGGGCAGCGGGGTTCAATGCTTACGTGGTACTGGACGCCTGTCGGGCCATCGATCTGAATGGATCAGAGGCGGCAGCGATCGAGCGGATGCAAAGTGCCGGGGTCGGGTTGATTCAATCCACAAAACTGGTTTGA
- a CDS encoding ATP-binding protein produces MFRILFRLYLVTIVSYSAAIYLVPDLVVMAFRDRFVTYNLDFSRGLQSLITKQFHAAPQEQWPAIAAAMDKEFQPLHIVLTPINDPVFTPIEQERLHRGENVVRIGDWGWRTLAVTPLNAEMAVRMVVPPDPVDVDLLYWSINVLIGAMLLGCLLLWLRPHWRDLERLKGTAERFGKGHLSERTRIAPSSNIGSLANVFDTMAGDIENLLNQQRDLLNAVSHELRTPLTRLDFGLALALSEDLPAASRERLQSLVAHIRELDELVLELLSYSRLQNPAQSPECIEVSLDEFIDSILGSVDEELESPDIVIDVLLHGQLERFALDPRLTARAIQNLLRNAMRYCEKRIQIGVQVSAGGCEIWVDDDGIGIPDDERERIFEPFYRLDRSRDRATGGFGLGLAISRRALEAQGGTLTVESSPLGGARFRLWLPTDT; encoded by the coding sequence ATGTTTCGCATCCTGTTTCGCCTGTATCTGGTGACGATCGTCTCCTATAGTGCGGCGATCTATCTGGTGCCGGACCTGGTAGTCATGGCTTTCCGCGATCGCTTCGTCACCTACAACCTGGACTTTTCCCGAGGTCTGCAATCGCTGATCACCAAGCAGTTTCATGCTGCGCCGCAAGAGCAGTGGCCGGCGATTGCGGCGGCGATGGACAAGGAATTCCAGCCGCTGCACATCGTCCTCACGCCGATCAACGACCCGGTGTTCACGCCCATTGAGCAGGAACGTCTGCACCGTGGCGAAAACGTTGTGCGCATCGGCGACTGGGGCTGGCGAACGCTGGCGGTGACTCCGCTGAATGCGGAAATGGCTGTGCGCATGGTCGTGCCGCCCGATCCGGTCGACGTTGATCTGCTGTACTGGAGCATCAACGTCCTGATCGGTGCCATGTTGCTCGGCTGCCTGCTGCTTTGGCTACGTCCGCACTGGCGCGATCTGGAACGCCTGAAAGGTACCGCCGAACGCTTCGGTAAAGGCCACTTGAGCGAGCGAACCAGAATCGCACCCAGTTCCAACATCGGCAGCCTTGCCAATGTCTTCGACACCATGGCTGGCGATATTGAAAACCTGCTCAACCAGCAACGCGATCTGCTCAACGCCGTGTCCCACGAACTGCGCACGCCGCTGACGCGTCTGGATTTCGGCCTGGCGCTGGCGTTGTCCGAAGACTTGCCAGCCGCCAGTCGCGAGCGCTTGCAGAGCCTGGTCGCACACATCCGTGAACTGGATGAACTGGTACTGGAGCTGCTCTCCTACAGCCGCTTGCAGAATCCGGCGCAATCGCCCGAGTGCATTGAGGTGTCGCTGGACGAGTTCATCGACAGCATTCTCGGCAGTGTCGATGAGGAGCTGGAATCGCCGGACATCGTGATCGATGTTCTGCTGCACGGTCAGCTCGAACGCTTCGCACTGGACCCGCGCTTGACCGCGCGGGCTATTCAGAATCTGTTGCGCAACGCCATGCGCTATTGCGAAAAACGCATTCAGATTGGTGTGCAGGTCAGCGCTGGCGGGTGTGAGATCTGGGTCGACGATGATGGCATTGGCATTCCCGACGACGAGCGTGAGCGGATTTTCGAACCGTTTTACCGACTTGACCGGAGTCGCGATCGTGCGACGGGTGGGTTCGGACTCGGTCTGGCGATCAGCCGCCGCGCCCTCGAGGCGCAGGGCGGCACATTGACGGTTGAGAGTTCGCCGTTGGGTGGGGCGCGATTCAGACTGTGGTTGCCCACTGACACCTGA
- a CDS encoding response regulator transcription factor, giving the protein MPNILLVEDDTALAELISSYLERNGYTVSVIGRGDHVRERARISPPDLVILDLMLPGLDGLQVCRLLRADSATLPILMLTARDDSHDQVLGLEMGADDYVTKPCEPRVLLARVRTLLRRSSLGEPLTVNDRIVMGNLCIDLSERTVTWRDQAVELSSGEYNLLVVLARHAGEVLSRDQILQRLRGIEFNGTDRSVDVAISKLRRKFDDHAGEARKIKTVWGKGYLFSRSEWEC; this is encoded by the coding sequence ATGCCCAACATCCTCCTGGTCGAAGACGACACCGCCCTCGCCGAACTGATCTCCAGCTACCTGGAGCGCAACGGTTATACCGTCAGCGTCATTGGCCGTGGCGACCATGTGCGCGAGCGGGCGCGGATCAGTCCGCCGGATCTGGTGATCCTCGACCTCATGCTCCCGGGCCTCGACGGCCTGCAGGTTTGCCGCCTGCTGCGCGCTGATTCGGCGACACTGCCGATCCTCATGCTCACGGCCCGCGACGACAGTCATGATCAGGTGCTGGGCCTGGAAATGGGCGCTGACGATTACGTCACCAAGCCTTGCGAGCCACGGGTGCTGCTGGCGCGGGTGCGCACGTTGCTGCGACGCAGCAGCCTCGGCGAACCGCTGACGGTCAATGACCGCATTGTCATGGGCAATCTGTGCATTGATCTGTCCGAACGCACCGTGACCTGGCGCGACCAAGCGGTTGAACTGTCAAGCGGCGAATACAATTTGCTGGTGGTGCTGGCGCGGCACGCCGGCGAAGTGCTGAGTCGCGATCAGATTCTGCAGCGACTGCGCGGTATCGAATTCAACGGCACCGACCGCTCGGTGGACGTGGCGATTTCCAAGCTGCGGCGCAAGTTCGATGATCACGCCGGCGAAGCGCGCAAGATCAAGACCGTGTGGGGCAAGGGCTATCTGTTCAGCCGCTCCGAATGGGAATGCTGA
- a CDS encoding efflux RND transporter periplasmic adaptor subunit, whose translation MSGKLLAALGLIALALTLSACDSSSNAEVQAPPATVRIETIKTQPLSISSELSGRIAAPRIAEVRARVAGVVLQRTYREGSDVKKGDVLFRIDPAPFKADLDSAEAALRKAEANAFQARLQEQRYAQLIEDKAISGQDYDNARAAARQTAADVAASKAALERAKLNLGYATVTAPISGRIGRALVTEGALVGQNETTPLALIQQLNPIHADLTQSTRELNELRRAFRSGQLQEVGQDQVKATLIQDDGSLYPLPGKLLFSDITVDPGTGQIILRSEFPNPDLDLLPGSFIRVRLEQATIQNGITVPQRAVQRDSAGIAQVLTVDEQMRVAQQPVQLGAVQNNRWIVTGGLKPGDRVVIEGLQHARPGEKVQIDETPLPLAQTAGQ comes from the coding sequence ATGTCTGGAAAACTGCTGGCCGCGCTCGGCCTGATCGCATTGGCGCTGACGCTGAGCGCTTGTGATTCGTCCTCGAATGCCGAAGTGCAAGCGCCACCAGCCACGGTACGCATCGAGACCATCAAAACCCAGCCACTATCGATCAGCAGCGAATTGAGCGGCCGCATCGCCGCGCCACGGATTGCCGAAGTGCGTGCGCGCGTGGCCGGCGTGGTGTTGCAGCGCACCTATCGCGAAGGTAGCGACGTGAAAAAAGGCGATGTGCTGTTCCGCATCGACCCGGCACCGTTCAAGGCCGATCTGGACAGTGCCGAAGCCGCGCTGCGCAAAGCCGAGGCCAATGCCTTTCAGGCCAGACTGCAAGAACAACGCTACGCACAGTTGATCGAAGACAAGGCCATCAGCGGTCAGGACTACGACAACGCCCGCGCCGCTGCCCGGCAGACGGCGGCCGATGTCGCCGCCAGCAAGGCAGCGCTTGAACGGGCGAAACTGAACCTCGGTTATGCTACCGTCACCGCGCCGATTTCCGGCCGCATCGGCCGCGCGCTGGTCACCGAAGGTGCACTGGTCGGGCAGAACGAGACCACGCCGCTGGCGTTGATTCAGCAACTCAACCCGATTCATGCGGACCTGACCCAGTCGACCCGCGAGCTCAACGAACTGCGTCGCGCATTTCGTTCCGGGCAGTTGCAGGAAGTCGGTCAGGATCAGGTCAAGGCCACGCTGATTCAGGATGACGGCAGCCTGTATCCGTTACCCGGTAAGCTGCTGTTCAGCGATATAACCGTTGACCCGGGCACTGGTCAGATCATCCTGCGCAGCGAATTCCCCAACCCCGATCTCGACCTGCTGCCGGGCAGCTTCATCCGCGTACGCCTTGAACAGGCGACCATCCAGAACGGCATCACCGTGCCGCAACGCGCGGTGCAGCGTGACAGTGCCGGCATTGCCCAGGTGCTGACCGTCGATGAACAGATGCGCGTGGCACAGCAACCGGTGCAACTGGGTGCGGTGCAGAACAATCGCTGGATCGTCACCGGCGGCCTGAAGCCCGGCGACCGTGTTGTCATCGAAGGCCTGCAACATGCCCGTCCCGGGGAAAAGGTGCAGATCGACGAAACCCCACTTCCACTTGCCCAGACCGCTGGTCAGTAA
- a CDS encoding efflux RND transporter permease subunit: protein MPQFFIDRPVFAWVVALFILLAGALAIPQLPVAQYPDVAPPQIEIYAVYPGASAQTVDESVVSLIEEELNGADHLLYFESQSSLGSATIKATFQPGTNPELAQVDVQNRLKVVESRLPQAVNQQGLQVEKVSSGFLLLITLTSSDGKLDEVALSDYLARNVMNEIKRLEGVGKAQLYGAERAMRIWIDPQKLIAFNLTPADVNAAIVAQNAQVSAGSIGDLPSPSTQEITATILVKGQLSTPQEFADIVLKANRDGSTVRIGDVARVEIGSQEYQFGTRLNGKPSTAVGVQLSPGANALSTATLVRAKMDELARYFPAGVEYKIPYDTSPFVKVSITKVIYTLGEAMLLVFAVMFLFLQNVRYTLIPTLVVPVALMGTFATMLALGFSINVLTMFGMVLAIGILVDDAIVVVENVERIMASEGLSPKDATRKAMTQITGAIIGITLVLVAVFIPMAFMQGSVGVIYKQFSLSMATSILFSAFLALTLTPALCATLLKPIAKGEHHEKSGFFGWFNRRFERLTDRYQGWVGYALKRSGRYLLIYVVLLVGLGLCFARLPSSFLPTEDQGYTITDIQLPPGATKTRTVQVAEQLEAHNAGEPGISDSVIILGFSFSGSGQNAALAFSTLKDWSERGGDDAASSIAERANAALSQIKDAMAFSVLPPPVDGLGTSSGFEFRLQDRGGLGHATLMQARSELLAAAEKSPILMNVRESALAEAPQVQLVVDRKQANALGISFADIGSVLSTAVGSSYINDFPNQGRMQRVVVQAEGDQRSQVDDLLKMHVRNTAGDMVPLSAFVQANWIQGPAQLTRYNGYPAIAISGEPSAGHSTGEAMAEIERLVALGPKGLGQEWTGLSLQERLSGNQAPILLGLSLLVVFLCLAALYESWSIPTSVLLVVPLGVLGAVLAVTLRGMPNDVFFKVGLITIIGLSAKNAILIIEFAKSLYDEGHDLIDATLQAARLRLRPIVMTSLAFILGVVPLAIATGASSASQQAIGTGVIGGMITATLAVIFVPVFFVVVMKLVKRFSKQH, encoded by the coding sequence ATGCCGCAGTTCTTTATCGACCGCCCGGTGTTCGCCTGGGTGGTCGCCCTGTTCATTCTGTTGGCCGGTGCGCTGGCCATTCCGCAGTTGCCGGTGGCGCAATACCCCGACGTTGCACCGCCGCAGATCGAGATCTACGCCGTCTACCCTGGTGCCTCGGCGCAAACCGTCGATGAAAGCGTGGTCAGCCTGATCGAGGAAGAGCTCAACGGTGCCGATCACTTGCTCTATTTCGAATCGCAGAGCAGCCTGGGCAGCGCGACGATCAAGGCGACTTTCCAGCCGGGCACCAACCCGGAACTGGCGCAGGTCGATGTGCAAAACCGCCTCAAGGTGGTCGAGTCGCGCCTGCCGCAAGCGGTCAATCAGCAGGGTTTGCAGGTGGAGAAGGTTTCTTCCGGTTTCCTGTTGCTGATTACTCTGACCTCCAGCGACGGCAAGCTCGATGAGGTCGCGCTCAGCGATTATCTGGCGCGCAACGTGATGAACGAAATCAAGCGTCTGGAGGGTGTCGGCAAAGCGCAGTTGTACGGTGCCGAACGGGCGATGCGCATCTGGATCGATCCGCAGAAACTCATCGCTTTCAATCTGACGCCGGCCGACGTCAACGCCGCCATCGTTGCGCAGAACGCCCAGGTTTCGGCCGGCAGCATCGGCGATCTGCCGTCACCTTCGACCCAGGAAATCACCGCGACGATTCTCGTCAAAGGCCAGTTGTCGACGCCGCAGGAATTTGCCGACATCGTGCTCAAAGCCAATCGCGACGGCTCCACCGTACGCATCGGTGATGTCGCGCGGGTTGAGATTGGCAGTCAGGAATACCAGTTCGGCACACGGCTGAATGGCAAGCCGTCCACCGCTGTCGGCGTACAACTGTCGCCGGGCGCCAACGCGCTGAGTACCGCGACCCTGGTCCGGGCGAAGATGGACGAACTGGCGCGCTACTTCCCGGCAGGCGTCGAATACAAGATTCCGTACGACACGTCGCCGTTCGTCAAAGTCTCGATCACCAAAGTGATCTACACCCTTGGCGAGGCCATGCTGCTGGTGTTTGCGGTGATGTTCCTGTTCCTGCAGAACGTGCGCTACACGCTGATCCCGACACTGGTCGTGCCGGTGGCACTGATGGGCACTTTCGCGACCATGCTCGCGCTGGGTTTTTCCATCAACGTGCTGACCATGTTTGGCATGGTGCTGGCCATCGGCATTCTGGTGGACGACGCCATCGTCGTGGTGGAAAACGTCGAACGGATCATGGCCAGCGAGGGCTTATCGCCCAAGGACGCCACGCGCAAAGCGATGACGCAGATCACCGGGGCGATCATCGGCATCACTCTGGTGTTGGTCGCGGTGTTTATTCCGATGGCGTTCATGCAAGGTTCTGTCGGGGTGATCTACAAGCAGTTCTCGCTGTCGATGGCAACATCGATTCTGTTCTCGGCGTTCCTCGCCCTGACGTTAACCCCGGCACTGTGCGCGACACTGCTCAAGCCGATTGCCAAGGGTGAGCATCACGAGAAGTCCGGATTTTTTGGCTGGTTCAACCGCCGCTTCGAGCGCCTGACCGATCGTTATCAGGGCTGGGTCGGCTATGCGCTGAAACGTAGCGGGCGTTACCTGCTGATCTACGTCGTGCTGCTGGTCGGACTGGGCCTCTGCTTCGCGCGACTGCCCTCCTCTTTTCTACCCACCGAAGATCAGGGCTACACCATCACCGATATTCAATTGCCGCCCGGCGCGACCAAGACCCGCACGGTGCAAGTAGCCGAGCAGCTTGAAGCGCATAACGCTGGCGAGCCGGGGATCAGTGACAGCGTGATCATTCTGGGCTTCAGTTTTTCCGGTAGCGGGCAGAACGCGGCGCTGGCGTTTTCAACGCTCAAGGATTGGTCGGAACGTGGCGGTGACGATGCCGCCAGCTCCATTGCCGAGCGCGCCAACGCTGCACTGAGTCAGATCAAGGACGCCATGGCGTTCTCGGTGCTGCCGCCGCCGGTGGATGGCCTCGGCACATCCAGCGGCTTCGAGTTCCGCTTGCAGGACCGCGGCGGCCTGGGCCACGCGACGTTGATGCAGGCGCGCAGCGAATTGCTCGCCGCCGCCGAGAAAAGCCCGATATTGATGAACGTGCGTGAAAGCGCACTGGCCGAAGCGCCGCAAGTGCAGTTGGTCGTTGATCGCAAACAGGCGAATGCCTTGGGCATATCGTTTGCCGACATCGGCAGCGTGCTGTCCACTGCGGTCGGTTCCAGCTACATCAATGATTTCCCCAATCAGGGGCGCATGCAGCGGGTGGTGGTGCAAGCCGAAGGTGATCAGCGCAGTCAGGTGGATGACTTGCTGAAGATGCACGTGCGCAATACCGCCGGGGACATGGTGCCGCTGTCGGCATTCGTTCAGGCCAACTGGATTCAGGGCCCGGCGCAGCTCACCCGCTACAACGGCTATCCGGCGATTGCGATTTCCGGCGAACCGTCAGCTGGGCACAGCACCGGTGAGGCCATGGCGGAAATCGAGCGACTGGTAGCACTGGGGCCGAAAGGCCTTGGCCAGGAGTGGACCGGTTTGTCGTTGCAAGAACGCCTGTCAGGCAATCAAGCGCCGATTCTGCTTGGTTTGTCGCTGTTGGTGGTGTTCCTGTGTCTGGCAGCGCTGTACGAAAGCTGGTCGATCCCGACTTCGGTGCTCTTGGTGGTGCCGCTGGGGGTGCTGGGCGCGGTGCTGGCGGTCACGTTGCGCGGGATGCCTAACGACGTGTTCTTCAAGGTTGGCCTGATTACCATCATCGGCCTGTCGGCGAAGAACGCGATCCTGATCATCGAGTTCGCCAAGAGCCTGTATGACGAAGGTCATGACCTGATCGATGCGACGTTGCAGGCTGCACGTTTGCGGCTGCGACCGATCGTGATGACTTCGCTGGCGTTCATTCTTGGCGTGGTGCCGTTGGCGATTGCCACGGGTGCCAGTTCGGCAAGCCAACAGGCAATTGGCACTGGCGTGATTGGCGGGATGATTACGGCAACGCTGGCGGTGATCTTCGTGCCCGTCTTCTTTGTCGTCGTCATGAAGCTCGTAAAACGATTCTCCAAACAACACTGA